The Brassica napus cultivar Da-Ae chromosome C7, Da-Ae, whole genome shotgun sequence genome has a segment encoding these proteins:
- the LOC106447428 gene encoding uncharacterized protein LOC106447428 isoform X1: protein MFEGLVQKLLLGYLGRYIKDIQREQLKITVWNEEVLLENVELILEAFDYLQLPIALKQGRVGKLSIKVPWKKIGWEPIIIKLEDVFISATQRSDQEWSSDVVEKREFAGKKAKLAAAELAKLSKRVFDSPAGNYVTSYIAAKVSQVLDSIQLSIKNFHIVYSDAQSVSEQVVLGLRFSSLTVSKQNPVGKSVGRMRGGQVNKRVEVEALGIYCDKYEGDMDFLSVDKKGDFDNWCEARVLSDEFGYLLKPVHVCVTLSVNRSGELYDDLPQYSISAELTDVVMTLNEFQLQQILILLDYLQTSQLRERYGRYLPCSSSLSRKPPGWQRLWWHYAQKSIISEVRKKLWKTSWRFLGQRMTMRRRYINYYKIKLDFLRKEQASILRKGQSIDEEILLGLEEMEKKSDIDDILSYRSAAEGEIQEACSELAVNVGAGSATGAEKEQSLSEKEQSDDPTSNQSRGWLNWLSRGMLGAGGTEDSSQFSGVVSDEIVKDIHEATKFDPLSSSPRIISATGKICTCFVRLDVQKVSATLQHINGQAITELDILGVIVECKSWKESTTINVSVISGRLVYPQNGKEILTMKGSDELEMKPSYGVRLDISQDHDAALSVKVTLQPLEAAYDVDFFLSVSKFFAGSRAFKLQHERVLSSLNGLENETRLAAKTEYLLSSRNKVKWDLDIKDLTICFPGRLVESESYNLVLVLESLSITSSSTDFLNPSPRMQSGMGDGLQSSIAALDVSQVKDLYDHFEINICDLEMRLTKIHSLQELPLVEKTSLRIKLASCLIPEESVLNQLEVDATLSTINVHFSPSVFEGVMSVIEYLDIQDHGAQDVPPYPVSIFRFTINTNLALFRLHVNLENEGVNSTMLILSIQHLDLWYSLSKFEEWSVRIKALELIACSSKDAAESHILCSSGDVLESFFPGGQEMDAQSSGQTNISENSTTPEAVLSLNCEVSRSKNSVSHKYTINWTGAELHCYPYIFGLLTSFLDKITSYKISSADTNPSSLPADTNTPTEIPPLGFERFGFSNFIESRSCASIPLDKYPFMTIYNSGALGSLDSSLCYSSSDWRKSFMLRNKKDGTDIGLNCECASCTLQQNCDCPLNELSFSRGLSQTSLFIVDVHVSNTNVHFHDSSSVFGTIILPVSRYVLTISDDCFDLVASAEDLMLESSLFTNCFGGFLWRASLTDVSPVLNLRVRKRNLESSGSELEVSIGIQHTCCILPPDYLAIIIGYFTLPDWTSKSGLQSLPQATECTKAHSELAITYKIEILDSTVILPVENDDCRQLKVDLQELYMSFILECALSNVVQHIPQECVIPRNQVAGRTDCINIFGRDLSLSLLLSENGISTFKKDSVCRSITLAARVIADAWIRLPCDHDSLSDMACVMSRVEVCEIVADDSDSLDGFKAFLDVVDQLSLVGEESNLFVSDVPQFLDTKMRLKQEPAVAPLESLANLIKFRFFVNLLTIKLHRKDLGTLLCQPVLQADLKFVCSGDLENNFPMSLDVQCYEIGIYSLLSSVMLARCTDANGGPSALKVKFMAEAENEYKLCFSLPSLDIWLHSSDWIEVIELLKSYSQKLEDSNLDMHDSIEGVRNTCDNTDGVLSVQSGVSENPYEGMAFVARSEIIGVTIYFPLCISDTEFPGFMAADIHERSEEEQIKTLKGRYCKYVSVTALSRSGELSILGRDVKLSYKIEKLNGILAISGVDTARSCSLFEASQLLVETSIQMDKKKIMSIDVGVLSDNVEMHASHQVLSFWNGVTFDAPETPSSPSFQGIISMKFQIREASLLISDGRWGCSGLLLEVIVRNFLLQANLTENNVESLISCDLEVNYNNMHKVLWEPFIEPWNFDIKLSRKFEANALLNNAGLTEVIVASSNQLNVNLTESLFECIFRIIEMLNTLELMEADDVPDDKRLSVHCTESTNTERYSPYVLQNLTSLPLGFEVFQGRNSHVLNMSAPVAQNIVQPGSSVPIYLDNSDTLLIPDRRRSHFGCFSCESGDATHHYMKVQLDGTSFASPPHSMDRIGLSYFEVDFSKTSKSSNNVGKASKSGSGNSFVVPVVFEVSLHQQSKLIRVYSTVIILNSTSMPLELRFDIPFGVSPKILDPIFPGQEFPLPLHLAKSGRLRWRPLGDSFLWSEAHSISKVLSQDSRIGFRRSFACYPCHPSHEPFRCCISVESSTLPASFDRQLHDIDQSREQFIHQVTLSTPFVVSSCLPEPISLSIESGGITQTASLSEGETPFYHIDPSHDLVLEFKLNGSRSSSLKFPRSETFSTLAKFSGGKFSQTETLCFDSYPDGGSVYVSCEKTMDVTCGAREVFIFVPFLLYNCTGTPLIVSDCTNEAKAYSVIPSCYNLVEQHFVQSQKVGLGILTSDKDLLDKFPNADSPSSPSSSECSNTTSSIERFLDRHATPSTRQVPLAYPKDSATVRKRSLSSKSLREVCFQGNEPGKVKACIYSPCPISRASDSSIRVKKDLPGSDNSDSPHSLWSAPFPLVPPGGSTNIVVPQPQPGESSLLSVTCSILGGALAGRTQAITFQPRYIICNSCSRNLCYKQKGTNLVSQLAVGQHSQLQWADTTRELLVSIRLNEPGWQWSGGFLPDHLGDTQLKIWNYVNKAFNMVRVEVQNANMSSGDEKLLGSVQGNVGTNFILLSDDDMGYMPYRIDNFSNERLRVYQQKCETFDTIVHPYTSCPYAWDEPCYPHRLTIEVPGDRVIGSYAFEITRQPITVHLRSTPEKPERTLLLSICAEGATKVFRIVDSGHHTMKDIKETFNSKFHEKGKQKLQTDNIIRYTEKFLLVLPSIGISLVNSHPQELVYACASNVVFDLSQSVDQQKLSFQISSLQMDNPLHNSSYPVILSFNDDHRGIPIDKGIKDKARFFESVEQLRSNTRDAVLYIGLAKWRKKDVSLVSFEYINIRIGEFGLELELQTLLSLLEFVKAVLPNSQARLLPLSDPTVHPLIYDTGSKELSLDDAPPHARNIPVFNKSQRSTVSLPIVVPIGAPWQHIHLLARRHRKLYVETFDLAPIKFTLSFCSAPWMLRNGILTSGESLIHRGLMALADVEGARIHLKQLIIAHHMTSWESFQEILVGHYTRQILHEMYKVFGSAGVIGNPMGFARNVAVGIKDFLSAPSRSVSKSPAGIIQGMAHGTTSLLSSTVYALSDAATQFSKAAHKGIVAFTFSEHDVARMEKQQLGEGSRSKGVIGEVFEGLTGLLQSPIRGAEKYGLPGVISGMALGITGVVARPAASILEVTGKTAQSIRNRSRIHNSRSQRHRLRLPRPLSRELPLRPYSWEEAVGTAVLAKFEDTLKFKGERLVKCKALKQEGAFVVITGRLVLVLSTPCLVDFGKPGFLGVPIDLVWNIEREIGLESVIHTDRSGGVVRIIGSNTDGVWNWRQNQQKKSSPSRKRWNDASAQPLLQTNLEFTSEEEAEELLSVLLSTIETGKSRSWHSQFVLSRSNIS from the exons ATGTTCGAAGGGCTTGTGCAAAAGCTGTTGTTAGGGTACTTAGGTCGCTACATCAAAGACATTCAGAGAGAGCAGCTCAAGATCACTGTTTGGAATG AGGAAGTCTTGTTGGAGAACGTGGAGCTGATTCTTGAAGCGTTTGACTATTTGCAGCTGCCTATTGCTCTTAAGCAAG GACGTGTTGGGAAACTGAGTATTAAGGTTCCGTGGAAGAAGATTGGGTGGGAGCCCATCATCATTAAGCTTGAAGATGTCTTTATAAGCGCAACACAACGCAGTGATCAAGag TGGAGTTCAGATGTGGTTGAGAAGAGAGAGTTTGCTGGCAAGAAAGCTAAGCTTGCTGCTGCAGAACTGGCGAAATTGTCCAAGCGTGTCTTCG ACAGTCCAGCAGGGAATTATGTTACGTCATATATTGCAGCCAAGGTGAGTCAG GTTCTTGATAGTATTCAGCTGTCCATAAAAAACTTTCACATCGTGTACTCTGATGCACAATCTGTATCG GAACAAGTTGTATTAGGATTGCGGTTTTCAAGTTTGACAGTTTCAAAGCAAAACCCCGTTGG AAAATCAGTTGGTAGGATGAGAGGGGGGCAAGTGAATAAACGTGTGGAGGTTGAAGCTTTGGGAATTTATTGCGACAAGTATGAAGGAGACATGGACTTTCTAAGTGTTGATAAAAAAGGAGATTTTGACAACTGGTGCGAAGCGAGAGTGCTAAGCGATGAATTTGGTTATTTATTGAAGCCAGTCCATGTTTGTGTAACACTATCG GTCAATCGATCTGGAGAGCTTTATGATGATCTACCTCAGTATTCTATCAGCGCTGAGTTGACTGATGTG GTCATGACTCTAAATGAATTTCAGTTGCAGCAGATTCTTATACTGTTAGATTACTTACAAACCAGCCAATTGCGTGAGAG GTATGGGCGGTATCTCCCCTGCTCCAGTTCCTTATCAAGGAAACCACCAGGGTGGCAGAGACTCTGGTGGCATTATGCCCAAAAATCAATTATATCTGAAGTACGGAAGAAACTTTGGAAAACTTCATGGAGATTTCTTGGACAGCGAAT GACAATGCGAAGGAGGTATATAAACTATTACAAGATAAAGCTGGATTTCCTTCGCAAAGAACAGGCGAGTATTCTTCGCAAAGGACAG TCAATCGATGAGGAAATTCTTTTGGGTCTGGAAGAAATGGAGAAGAAGTctgacattgatgatatcttaaGTTATCGGTCTGCAGCAGAAGGTGAGATACAG GAAGCTTGTTCAGAATTGGCTGTGAACGTGGGAGCAGGTAGTGCCACTGGCGCTGAAAAGGAACAGAGTCTCTCTGAAAAGGAACAGAGTGATGATCCTACATCGAATCAGTCGCGTGGGTGGTTGAATTGGTTGTCACGAGGAATGCTCGGTGCCGGAGGCACAGAGGATTCTAGTCAGTTTTCTGGTGTTGTTTCTGATGAAATTGTCAAG GATATACACGAGGCAACAAAGTTTGACCCTCTTTCTTCATCTCCTAGAATTATAAGTGCAACTGGTAAGATCTGTACGTGCTTCGTTAGACTCGACGTGCAAAAAGTTTCTGCTACTTTGCAGCATATAAATGG TCAAGCTATAACCGAGTTGGACATTTTGGGGGTGATTGTTGAATGCAAGTCTTGGAAAGAATCTACAACCATCAATGTTTCTGTTATCTCTGGAAGGCTGGTCTATCCTCAAAATGGGAAAGAAATTCTAACCATGAAAGGG AGTGATGAACTGGAAATGAAACCGTCATATGGAGTGCGGCTAGATATTTCTCAAGATCATGATGCTGCATTGTCAGTAAAG GTCACCCTTCAACCACTTGAAGCCGCTTACGATGTAGATTTCTTTCTATCTGTCAGCAAATTTTTCGCTGGTTCAAGAGCCTTCAAACTTCAGCATGAAAGA GTTCTATCATCACTCAATGGCCTTGAAAATGAAACGCGATTGGCGGCTAAAACTGA ATACCTCTTATCAAGCCGAAATAAAGTGAAATGGGACCTGGACATAAAAGATCTTACCATATGTTTCCCTGGACGATTGGTTGAATCAGAAAGTTATAATCTG GTTTTGGTACTGGAATCTCTTTCTATCACATCCAGTAGCACAGATTTTCTTAACCCAAGTCCAAGAATGCAGTCAGGTATGGGCGATGGTTTACAAAGTTCCATTGCCGCCTTGGATGTTTCTCAAGTCAAAGATCTCTATGACCATTTTGAGATCAACATCTGTGACCTTGAG ATGAGACTGACGAAGATACATTCTTTACAAGAACTTCCCCTTGTGGAGAAAACATCGTTACGTATAAAGTTAGCATCTTGTTTAATTCCGGAAGAGTCAGTATTGAACCAACTGGag GTTGATGCTACTCTGTCTACGATCAATGTACATTTCTCTCCGTCAGTATTTGAAGGAGTCATGTCTGTGATTGAATATCTTGATATTCAGGATCACGGAGCTCAAGATGTTCCGCCTTACCCCGTTTCCATCTTTCGCTTCACCATCAATACCAACTTGGCACTTTTCAGGTTGCACGTCAATCTTGAAAATGAAGGAGTAAATAGCACAATGCTTATTCTTTCTATACAACACCTTGATCTCTG GTATTCACTTTCTAAATTTGAAGAGTGGTCGGTCCGTATAAAAGCATTGGAACTGATAGCTTGTTCCTCTAAAGATGCAGCTGAGAGTCATATTTTATGTTCATCTGGGGATGTACTCGAGTCGTTCTTTCCCGGCGGACAGGAGATGGATGCTCAAAGTAGCGGTCAAACCAACATTAGCGAAAACAGCACaactcctgaagctgttctcaGCTTAAATTGTGAGGTCTCCCGAAGTAAAAATTCTGTTTCTCACAAGTATACAATCAATTGGACAGGCGCTGAACTCCATTGCTACCCATACATATTTGGTCTGCTGACAAGTTTTTTGGACAAGATAACTTCGTATAAGATCTCTTCTGCAGATACGAATCCATCTAGCCTTCCTGCAGACACAAATACTCCAACAGAAATTCCTCCGCTTGGTTTTGAACGGTTTGGATTCTCAAACTTCATTGAAAGTAGATCTTGTGCCTCCATTCCTCTTGACAAATATCCATTTATGACCATTTACAATTCTGGTGCTCTTGGTAGCCTAGATAGTTCTCTTTGTTATTCTTCTTCTGACTGGAGGAAGTCATTTATGCTAAGGAATAAAAAGGATGGGACAGACATAGGTCTGAACTGCGAATGTGCGAGCTGTACTTTGCAACAGAACTGTGATTGTCCTCTGAATGAGCTTTCGTTCTCCAGAGGTCTTAGCCAGACCAGTCTCTTTATAGTTGATGTGCATGTCTCCAACACCAATGTGCATTTCCATGATTCTTCGAGTGTTTTTGGAACTATTATACTGCCAGTATCCAGATACGTGCTTACCATTTCAGAcgattgttttgatttggttgCCTCTGCCGAAGACTTGATGCTGGAGTCTTCATTGTTCACCAACTGTTTTGGCGGATTTCTTTGGAGAGCTTCATTAACAGATGTCTCGCCGGTCTTGAACCTACGTGTAAGGAAGAGGAATTTGGAGTCTTCTGGTTCTGAGCTTGAAGTGAGCATTGGTATTCAACACACATGCTGCATTTTGCCACCGGATTATCTGGCCATTATAATTGGATACTTCACGCTTCCTGATTGGACTTCAAAGTCAGGCCTCCAGTCATTGCCACAAGCTACTGAGTGCACTAAGGCTCATTCTGAGCTTGCCATTACTTATAAAATTGAGATACTGGACTCCACTGTGATTCTTCCTGTAGAAAATGACGACTGCAGGCAACTGAAAGTTGATTTACAAGAGTTATATATGAGCTTTATTCTAGAGTGTGCTTTGAGCAATGTGGTGCAACACATACCGCAGGAATGTGTTATTCCACGTAATCAAGTAGCAGGGCGAACCGACTGTATAAACATATTTGGGCGGGACTTGTCGCTATCATTGCTGCTTTCGGAGAATGGCATATCAACATTCAAGAAGGATTCTGTGTGCAGAAGTATCACTCTGGCTGCCAGAGTTATTGCTGACGCATGGATTAGATTACCTTGTGATCACGATTCATTATCAGATATGGCATGTGTTATGTCAAGGGTTGAAGTTTGTGAAATCGTTGCAGATG aTTCAGATTCCTTGGATGGGTTTAAGGCATTTCTTGATGTGGTTGATCAGCTTTCTTTAGTTGGCGAGGAATCAAATCTTTTCGTGTCTGATGTTCCTCAGTTTCTTGATACGAAGATGCGTCTAAAGCAGGAGCCGGCAGTTGCACCCCTTGAATCTCTCGCGAACTTAATAAAATTCAGATTTTTTGTCAATCTTTTGACGATAAAACTTCATCGGAAAGATCTTGGAACACTGCTGTGCCAACCGGTGCTCCAGGCTGATTTGAAATTTGTTTGCTCTGGGGACCTTGAAAATAATTTTCCTATGAGCTTGGATGTTCAGTGTTACGAAATTGGGATTTATTCATTGCTAAGCTCAGTCATGTTAGCTAGATGCACCGATGCAAATGGGGGTCCTTCAGCGCTTAAAGTCAAATTTATGGCAGAGGCTGAAAATGAATATAAACTCTGTTTTTCTCTTCCATCCCTGGACATCTGGTTACACTCTTCTGATTGGATTGAAGTTATTGAACTTCTTAAATCTTATTCCCAGAAACTGGAAGACAGTAACTTGGATATGCATGATTCGATTGAAGGGGTAAGGAATACTTGTGACAATACTGATGGGGTTTTGAGCGTGCAATCTGGGGTATCAGAGAACCCTTATGAGGGTATGGCATTTGTTGCAAGATCAGAGATTATTGGCGTCACGATTTATTTTCCTCTCTGCATAAGCGACACAGAATTTCCAGGGTTCATGGCAGCTGATATTCACGAGAGATCTGAGGAAGAGCAAATCAAAACCTTAAAAGGGAGATACTGTAAATATGTCTCTGTTACTGCACTTAGTAGGAGCGGTGAACTCTCTATTCTTGGGAGAGATGTTAAACTGAGCTATAAGATTGAAAAGCTCAATGGCATTCTTGCAATATCCGGGGTTGATACTGCCAGGTCTTGCTCTCTATTTGAAGCGTCACAACTACTTGTAGAAACTAGTATTCAGATGGATAAGAAGAAAATCATGAGCATAGATGTTGGGGTACTGTCGGACAATGTAGAGATGCATGCATCTCATCAAGTATTATCTTTCTGGAACGGAGTTACATTTGATGCACCTGAGACGCCATCTTCACCAAGTTTTCAAGGAATCATAAGTATGAAATTCCAGATAAGAGAAGCGTCTCTTCTTATATCAGATGGAAGG TGGGGATGTAGCGGTCTGCTTCTTGAAGTTATTGTGAGAAACTTTCTCCTGCAAGCTAATCTTACCGAAAATAATGTGGAGAGTTTGATTTCATGTGACCTTGAAGTGAATTATAATAATATGCACAAG GTATTGTGGGAGCCTTTTATTGAGCCCTGGaattttgatattaaattaTCCAGAAAATTCGAGGCAAATGCTTTGCTGAACAACGCTGGACTTACGGAAGTAATTGTTGCATCATCAAATCAGCTCAATGTGAACTTAACAGAATCTCTTTTTGAG TGCATTTTCAGGATAATTGAGATGTTGAACACTTTGGAATTGATGGAAGCAGATGATGTTCCTGACGATAAGAGGTTGTCAGTTCACTGCACCGAGAGTACCAATACAGAACGATATTCTCCCTATGTACTTCAAAATTTAACTTCTCTTCCTTTGGGGTTCGAAGTTTTCCAAGGACGTAATTCACATGTGCTCAATATGTCAGCTCCGGTGGCTCAGAATATTGTGCAACCCGGTTCCTCTGTTCCCATATATCTCGATAATAGTGACACACTACTTATCCCTGATAGACGTCGAAGTCATTTTGGTTGTTTTAGCTGCGAATCTGGTGATGCCACACACCATTATATGAAGGTCCAACTTGATGGAACATCTTTTGCTTCTCCTCCTCATTCAATGGATCGAATTGGCCTTTCCTATTTTGAGGTTGATTTTTCCAAAACATCCAAGTCTAGTAATAATGTTGGGAAAGCAAGTAAATCTGGTTCTGGAAACAGCTTTGTTGTTCCTGTTGTGTTTGAGGTTTCATTGCATCAGCAGAGCAAGTTGATACGAGTATACTCAACA GTAATAATTTTGAACTCCACCTCCATGCCTTTGGAACTTCGCTTTGATATTCCATTTGGCGTTTCCCCTAAG ATTCTCGATCCAATCTTTCCTGGTCAAGAATTTCCACTGCCTCTACACTTGGCTAAATCTGGTCGTCTACGGTGGCGTCCCCTCGGAGATTCTTTTTTGTGGAGTGAAGCTCATAGCATCTCCAAAGTTCTTTCTCAAGATAGCAGGATAGGATTTCGCCGATCATTTGCCTGTTATCCATGTCACCCTAGCCATGAACCATTTCGGTGTTGCATATCCGTTGAGAGCTCTACCCTGCCAGCATCATTTGACCGGCAGTTGCACGATATTGACCAATCAAGGGAGCAATTCATTCATCAAGTGACTTTAAGTACTCCATTTGTTGTGAGCAGCTGTCTTCCAGAACCAATATCACTTTCTATAGAAAGTGGTGGCATCACCCAGACTGCATCCCTTTCTGAG GGGGAGACTCCGTTCTATCATATTGATCCTTCACATGACCTGGTCCTTGAGTTCAAATTAAATGGCTCTAGATCATCATCGTTAAAGTTTCCACGCTCAGAAACTTTTAGCACGTTGGCTAAGTTCAGTGGAGGGAAGTTCTCTCAGACTGAAACTCTTTGCTTTGATTCATACCCCGATGGTG GTTCCGTTTATGTATCTTGTGAGAAAACAATGGATGTAACATGTGGGGCACGGGAAGTATTCATCTTTGTCCCATTTCTATTGTATAACTGCACTGGGACTCCTCTGATTGTTTCGGACTGCACCAATGAAGCCAAAGCTTACAGCGTAATTCCATCCTGCTACAACCTTGTTGAGCAGCACTTTGTTCAGAGTCAAAAAGTTGGTCTTGGCATTTTGACCTCTGATAAAGATTTGCTAGATAAATTTCCAAATGCGGATTCCCCTTCTAGTCCTTCTTCATCGGAGTGCAGCAACACTACATCCAGTATTGAGAGATTTCTGGATAGACATGCGACTCCCTCGACTCGGCAAGTCCCTTTAGCATATCCAAAAGACTCGGCAACTGTTCGCAAGAGAAGTCTTTCTTCAAAAAGTCTAAGGGAGGTGTGCTTCCAAGGTAATGAGCCTGGGAAAGTAAAGGCATGCATTTATTCACCTTGCCCTATTTCCAGAGCTAGTGACAGCAGTATCCGAGTCAAAAAGGACCTGCCAGGGTCAGATAATTCAGATAGCCCACACTCTCTGTGGTCTGCTCCATTTCCTCTTGTTCCACCTGGTGGTTCAACAAATATAGTTGTCCCACAACCACAGCCTGGTGAATCATCTTTGTTATCTGTTACGTGTTCTATTCTTGGTGGTGCATTAGCAGGGAGAACGCAAGCAATTACTTTCCAACCAAG ATATATCATCTGTAACTCATGCAGCCGGAACTTGTGCTACAAGCAGAAGGGGACCAATTTAGTTTCCCAATTGGCTGTTGGACAGCATTCACAGCTTCAGTGGGCAGATACTACAAG GGAACTACTAGTTTCAATCCGTCTAAATGAGCCTGGATGGCAATGGTCAGGCGGCTTCTTGCCAGATCATTTAGGTGATACTCAACTGAAGATTTGGAACTATGTTAATAAAGCTTTCAACATGGTGCGGGTGGAAGTTCAGAATGCCAATATGTCAAGCGGAGATGAAAAGCTTCTAGGGAGTGTCCAAGGAAATGTCGGGACAAACTTTATTCTATTATCAGATGATGACATGGGCTATATGCCTTACAGGATTGACAATTTCTCGAATGAG AGGCTGAGGGTTTATCAACAAAAATGTGAAACTTTTGATACCATAGTTCATCCTTACACGTCTTGCCCATATGCTTGGGATGAACCCTGTTATCCTCATCGTTTGACCATTGAG GTGCCTGGAGATCGTGTTATAGGCTCTTATGCATTTGAGATAACTAGACAACCTATTACAGTGCACTTGCGCTCCACCCCTGAG AAACCTGAAAGGACATTGCTGCTATCTATCTGTGCTGAAGGAGCTACAaag GTTTTCAGAATTGTAGATTCGGGCCATCACACCATGAAAGATATAAAGGAAACGTTTAACTCTAAATTCCATGAGAAGGGAAAGCAAAAGCTTCAAACGGATAATATCATCCGTTACACTGAGAAGTTCTTGCTTGTCCTGCCAAGCATTGGTATTTCTTTGGTTAATTCTCATCCACAG GAGCTGGTTTACGCTTGTGCGTCAAATGTTGTGTTTGATCTGAGTCAAAGTGTAGATCAGCAGAAGCTTTCCTTTCAGATATCTTCATTGCAGATGGACAACCCACTTCACAATTCTTCGTATCCTGTCATATTGTCATTCAATGATGACCACAGAGGCATTCCTATCGATAAGGGTATTAAGGATAAAGCAAGATTTTTTGAATCTGTTGAGCAACTTAGGAGTAATACCCGTGATGCCGTACTCTACATTGGCTTAGCAAAGTGGCGGAAGAAAGATGTTTCATTAGTTTCTTTCGAGTACATAAATATAAG GATTGGTGAATTTGGACTTGAGCTCGAGCTACAAACACTACTATCCTTGTTGGAGTTCGTAAAAGCAGTGCTTCCTAATTCTCAGGCCAGGCTCTTGCCTCTCTCAGATCCAACAGTACATCCTCTGATTTATGACACTGGTTCCAAAGAACTAAGTTTGGATGATGCTCCACCACATGCAAGAAACATTCCTGTATTTAACAAAAGCCAGAGAAGCACTGTATCTCTACCTATAGTGGTTCCGATAGGAGCTCCTTGGCAGCATATTCACTTGTTGGCTCGAAGACACAGGAAACTTTATGTTGAAACATTCGACTTAGCTCCTATTAAGTTTACATTAAG CTTCTGCAGTGCTCCCTGGATGCTTAGGAATGGCATTCTTACTTCAGGGGAGTCCCTTATCCAT AGAGGTCTTATGGCTCTTGCCGATGTCGAGGGTGCTCGAATACATCTCAAGCAATTGATAATTGCTCATCACATGACTAGTTGGGAATCATTTCAGGAGATCCTTGTTGGGCACTATACCCGTCAAATTCTTCATGAGATGTACAAG GTGTTTGGCTCTGCTGGCGTTATTGGTAATCCCATGGGGTTTGCGAGGAATGTTGCGGTTGGAATCAAAGATTTCCTGTCTGCTCCCAGCAGGAGTGTCTCAAAG AGCCCCGCAGGAATTATTCAAGGAATGGCACATGGAACAACGAGTCTCTTGAGTAGCACTGTTTATGCTTTAAGTGATGCTGCCACTCAATTTAGCAAAGCTGCACACAAG GGTATTGTTGCATTTACCTTCAGTGAACATGATGTTGCAAGGATGGAAAAGCAGCAATTGGGCGAAGGATCACGTAGCAAAGGAGTCATAGGTGAAGTGTTTGAG GGACTCACTGGTCTCCTTCAATCACCTATAAGAGGAGCTGAGAAATATGGTCTTCCAGGCGTCATATCAG GAATGGCTTTGGGGATTACTGGAGTTGTGGCCAGACCAGCGGCTAGTATCCTTGAGGTAACTGGAAAAACCGCACAGAGTATCAGAAACCGAAGCCGGATTCATAACTCAAGATCCCAGAGGCATAGGCTTCGCCTTCCCAGGCCTCTGAGCAGAGAACTGCCTCTAAGGCCTTACTCATGGGAAGAAGCGGTCGGGACAGCAGTACTTGCGAAGTTTGAAGATACCCTGAAGTTCAAAGGCGAGAGGCTGGTCAAATGCAAAGCACTCAAGCAAGAAGGAGCTTTCGTTGTAATCACAGGGAGACTGGTATTGGTTCTAAGCACCCCCTGCTTGGTAGATTTTGGCAAACCGGGATTTTTAGGAGTTCCAATAGATTTGGTATGGAATATCGAAAGAGAGATCGGGTTGGAGAGCGTGATACACACAGACCGCAGCGGCGGAGTTGTCCGAATCATAGGAAGCAACACAGATGGTGTATGGAACTGGAGACAGAACCAGCAAAAGAAGAGTAGTCCGAGCAGGAAACGATGGAACGATGCTTCAGCTCAGCCGCTTCTCCAGACCAACTTAGAGTTTACATCTGAGGAAGAAGCAGAAGAGTTGCTGAGTGTGTTGTTATCCACTATTGAAACTGGGAAAAGCAGGAGCTGGCATAGTCAGTTTGTTTTAAGTCGAAGCAACATTAGTTAA